The stretch of DNA TATATTTTGTTTTCCTAATTCATTTTTCAATTTGAAATACAGTTGTTTATAATCTCTTTTATTTACGATAATTTCACCGAGTTCTAATCTGTTACTTTTTTGTGCAACGCTACTTTTTAGGACACCCTTTTCTTCGATATTAAGAGGTAACTCTATATATTCGTTCTTTAAATCTTCGAATCTAATATCCTCATTTTTATATACACCATTATACATTTTACATAAAATCTTTTTTTTGATCTTCTTTCGAATTGAACTTCCATTTATTACACCTTTAATAATAGTTTGCTTTCCATCAATAATACGGATTTCTTCGTTCCAAGATGCAGAACTAAAAACTTCTTCATTTGCACCGTGAAATTCAAAATCATTTAATTGTATATTGTCTGATAAACGAATAATCTGCATATGCACCTCCCCCTCAGTCTGTTCGAAAACTGATTTAACATGGTTTTCATCATCCACTTTTGTCTTAAAATGAATAGTTAAACCGTCTTCTAGCTCCACATTATTCTTTTAATGATATTTCAAATTGATTCTTAACTTACGCTTTTAAATCTGACTTTTTTAGTTTTCAGACAGCCTCTCCTTTACATTTACGATTTATTTACAGGCTTATATCAAAACTTTAAAAAAATATTTGTTGACTTTCTAATTTAATAGTTGGACATCCATAAGATACATCCAGTTCCTGCCCATCTTTAACACATTTTGCAAACTTAAATTCCAAATCATTTCCAATTTCACTTATTGAATTTAATGTTTTCAAAACATTTCCTTCTAATAAACATGGTGGTAAAATTGATACAATTTCTCCATTTCTTACATATCCTCCTAATGCAATATTAAAAACAAAATGACCTGATACAATATCTACACTCCCGCCACCTAATTCTAAAGCAATGATCCCCTCTCTCATATTATCGATTATTTCATTTGCTGTTTTTTCTCCATTGTGTAAATATGTATTTCGCATACGTGGTAACGCCATATTTTCAAATGTTGCACACCTACCGTTCCCAGTATCCTCAACGCCATAACAAGAGGATATATACATATCACTAAGCAATCCATTAATAACTCCATTTTTTACTAAATCAACGTTTTGTGTAACACTTCCATCCGACGATAAGTTGTAATATATATAATCAATTTCATTACAACTATCACTTATATTGATTTGTTTATTAAATATCTTTTTCTTTAACATATTATTTAGAAGACTTTCTTTTTTAAAATAAATATCGCCTTCTAAATTATGCCCAATACCTTCATGAATCAAAACCCCTCCCTGCCCTGGACATAATATTACATTATACTTTGCAGTTTGAAGATTTCTAATTTTTAATTTTGTAATATTTTTATATTTTTCCACTATACTCTTTACAATTTCTTGCAAAGCACTACAAATATTTCCGTTTATTACTTTTCTTCTTCTAACAACAGGAATTATTCTTTCATCTAACATATATGTCACATTTACTTCTGCAAAGACATTGTTTATCATATCCGTTTTTTCTTTTTCAAATACATATTTATGTTTTTGCAAGATCATAGAAATAAGGACTCTCTTTACCGTTCCTACCACTTTTAGACTATGTACCAAATTTTCATACATAAGAGTCCCTATATCTAATTTATCTAATATATTTTCTTTCTCTTTACTAAAAATATCTTTACTATTTTCGACATATAATCGTCTATCGTAATTTTCAATAGTATACGCCCTTTTTCCTCCCTGCATCGTACTAGAAGCAAATCTTTCACCATTCAAGTAATAAACCATATATTCCTGAATTATTTCTGTTGAATTTTTTTCTATTTTCATCCAAACCTTCCTCAATTTCATTGTATAGGTTTCAATATTTGATTTAATATTTTAAGAACCCGTTCATTTTCTGTTCTCCAGTTACAATTCGTCTTTGTTAATTCACTCTCATATACATTAGCAATGCATTGTGTACA from Blautia sp. SC05B48 encodes:
- a CDS encoding TldD/PmbA family protein; amino-acid sequence: MKIEKNSTEIIQEYMVYYLNGERFASSTMQGGKRAYTIENYDRRLYVENSKDIFSKEKENILDKLDIGTLMYENLVHSLKVVGTVKRVLISMILQKHKYVFEKEKTDMINNVFAEVNVTYMLDERIIPVVRRRKVINGNICSALQEIVKSIVEKYKNITKLKIRNLQTAKYNVILCPGQGGVLIHEGIGHNLEGDIYFKKESLLNNMLKKKIFNKQINISDSCNEIDYIYYNLSSDGSVTQNVDLVKNGVINGLLSDMYISSCYGVEDTGNGRCATFENMALPRMRNTYLHNGEKTANEIIDNMREGIIALELGGGSVDIVSGHFVFNIALGGYVRNGEIVSILPPCLLEGNVLKTLNSISEIGNDLEFKFAKCVKDGQELDVSYGCPTIKLESQQIFF